In Haematobia irritans isolate KBUSLIRL chromosome 1, ASM5000362v1, whole genome shotgun sequence, a genomic segment contains:
- the LOC142229564 gene encoding uncharacterized protein LOC142229564, with the protein MGLLEELLVHCEEIISYEKQLRESDEKIYNEMALEAEKEEIQNLWAEWKNLYKKCSNDTDLTKENKVTMKKCKADAHNGYIKCMSIIGSWKDGLKPGVPSNQKSNNSISVPPCDTPVFHGDYQSWPSFRDLFTAIYVNNKKLSPVEKLYHLFQKTSGEARDINKNIPLTAERFDIAWGNLKTQYENKRILINSQLRTLFNLTQCTHENSCSLKNLQREIKNCMSVLKEFNIDISSWDSIFVYQCCSKLPRLTLSLWEQSIAKNNEVPKWEDLDTFLTERFHALESVSDIMGSNESGSRQRNANNEKSRQYKVHHTKVNNQKCFLCKANHNLKSCAKFLHMNFKDRLSTVKRASCCLNCLNKGHIASACQTKHSCLKCNMKHHTLLHKNSTVQHGDSNNVNETNTVAQMQQTQNIQSTDTSSSSENVRAFHTSVANRTMLATAWVKIVKDHQSFSVRALIDPCSDDSFISAKIQKLLRLPTKPISAEITGLGNQELTKCTRIATFTLSSMEESKFSVEMDALVVSDVTGNVPTHTFENICISQLPKLKFADPGFFKSGPIDVLIGGNLYPLILLKGVENGILGSLVAQETLFGWMLTGPTSSRTSGRIVRVSHCTRVCINELMAKFWEIEEIPKTKILSEDDKRCEEIYKRTTIRMPDGRYIVDLPFRLDPPLNATGNSSRYVALCQFLRNEKTLSRKPEFKSMYDEVITEYLTLGHMKRIEAPSKEMKEYYYLPHHGIFKPERSTTKLRVVFNASCPSFGGKSLNDYLMVRPVLQKDIVTLLLNWRLYKFLNTVTFGVNCAPYLALRTLLQLADDESRRFPIGSKILKECMYVDDALVGSHSIAEAITAREQLVQILESGGFEIRKWTSNCKTILENLPREHLLNSEFLDFDEKSVAKTLGITWDAVSDSFYFVSEKLEEKPFFTKREVLSIIARLFDPLGWLAPVVITAKVLMQQLWLDEIEWDDHLKPLTLIKWKTFVKKYKDIDTIRIPRWIKYSPACKIELHGFCDSSEMAYAAVLFARVEIDGKIFSNLLVSKTRVAPIKKLSLPRLELCGALLLSELIHCILPQLKLPKCSLFLWSDSTIVLAWLKKPSYTWVTFVANRVAKIHDRVGNCWRHISTHENPADLATRGMAPLELKENRLWWYGPEWLQQDSSFWPSNSIIPDTNIESKSIKVHLARSAENEDIICRFSCLSRAIHVIGYILRFMAMTHPKLKQIKTFTSPKLSSKELVETRFRLIILSQKMYFPEEYDCLINKRSLHSKSSLLSLSPFLDTNHVMRANGRLGSTLSLSYNERHPVILSQKSHFAKLYIDFIHKLTLHGGIRLMLATVRLECWIVKAKNLIKTHVHNCQECVVARKNMQKQVMATLPPERTTLTRPFTNTGVDYAGPFDIKTYSGRGCRITKGYICLFVCFCTRAIHLEAVSELSTPAFLAALTRFVSRRGCPNIIYSDNVRNFVGAAREIRESLSKTLTEVKDAVLTRYSFQKIEWHFIPASAPHMGGLWEAGVKSCKTHLKKVAGQVKSEPEIVPSTTALLNRWHRLKVIQQEFCRRWKSDYLKELHKRCKWKQPHDDLRENDLVILRHETGGQNDWRMGRVIKIHRGVDNHVRVVDLKTQFGMDYQEEFCCPLCTSRHSFRKCRRFLVMHPSEKRTTINRYKACENCLGLSHQKSRCPSAYRCKNCGERHHTLLHPLDTTQFEWLTMTALAQLRRITVKEKYQPVLVELDPNRPSMAYRSSECCPLNLPEHQGYVKFQFTDAIYQTRTLTTCIEDFDGNVPWSPPRPGGNPRPLQKRYANVDMANPFFAQCVGASIVLGEDVSSKIYLGLPHEQEGLPYAQNTIFGWAFFGPLPLIKKWHKLRRDD; encoded by the exons ATGGGATTGCTAGAGGAGCTATTGGTTCATTGCGAAGAAATTATCTCATATGAGAAACAGCTAAGGGAATccgatgaaaaaatatataatgaaaTGGCTTTAGAAGCGGAGAAGGAGGAAATTCAGAACTTATGGGCAGaatggaaaaatttatataaaaaatgtagcaATGATACAGATCTCACCAAGGAGAATAAAGTAACAATGAAAAAATGTAAGGCGGATGCCCATAACGGCTATATAAAATGTATGTCTATAATCGGTAGCTGGAAAGATGGGTTAAAGCCAGGTGTCCCGTCAAATCAAAAATCTAATAATTCGATTTCTGTCCCTCCGTGTGATACTCCAGTTTTTCATGGAGATTATCAGTCTTGGCCCAGTTTTAGGGATTTGTTTACGGCAATTTATGtgaacaacaaaaaattgagtCCCGTTGAGAAATTATATCATTTGTTTCAAAAGACAAGTGGAGAGGCGAGAGATATAAACAAAAACATCCCTTTAACAGCAGAGAGGTTTGATATTGCATGGGGAAATTTAAAAACAcaatatgaaaacaaaagaaTTCTTATAAACTCCCAGCTTCGaacattatttaatttgacTCAGTGTACTCATGAAAATTCCTGCAGtctgaaaaatttacaaagggaaataaaaaattgcatgTCCGTATTAAAAGAGTTCAATATTGATATTAGCTCATGGGACTCCATTTTTGTTTACCAGTGTTGTTCCAAACTACCAAGATTGACTTTGTCCCTTTGGGAACAATCGATTGCTAAAAATAATGAGGTTCCGAAATGGGAAGACTTAGATACATTTTTGACAGAGCGGTTTCACGCACTTGAGAGCGTGTCTGATATTATGGGAAGTAATGAAAGCGGCTCTCGCCAAAGAAACGCAAATAATGAAAAGTCGAGACAATATAAAGTTCATCACACGAAGGTGAATAATCAAAAGTGTTTCTTATGCAAAGCTAATCATAATTTAAaatcttgtgccaaatttctccACATGAACTTTAAGGATAGGCTTTCAACTGTAAAGAGAGCTAGTTGCTGTCTTAATTGTTTGAATAAAGGGCACATAGCATCTGCATGTCAAACAAAACACTCTTGCTTAAAATGCAATATGAAACATCACACACTCTTGCATAAGAATAGCACTGTTCAACACGGAGATAGTAATAATGTGAATGAGACTAATACTGTGGCTCAGATGCAACAAACTCAAAATATACAGTCCACTGATACTTCCTCGAGTTCAGAAAATGTAAGGGCGTTTCACACTTCCGTTGCAAATAGGACTATGTTAGCCACAGCATGGGTAAAAATAGTAAAAGATCACCAATCATTTAGTGTTCGAGCACTAATTGACCCTTGTTCGGATGACAGTTTTATATCTGCCAAAATTCAAAAACTTCTCAGACTACCTACTAAACCGATATCAGCGGAAATAACAGGTTTAGGAAATCAGGAACTGACAAAATGTACGCGAATAGCCACATTTACTCTAAGTTCTATGGAGGAGTCAAAGTTCTCTGTAGAAATGGATGCGTTAGTTGTCTCGGACGTTACGGGAAATGTCCCAACCCACacctttgaaaatatttgtatttctcAACTACCAAAGTTGAAATTTGCTGACCCCGGTTTTTTCAAAAGTGGTCCTATTGATGTCCTCATTGGAGGAAATTTGTATCCATTAATTCTACTTAAAGGTGTAGAAAATGGAATTCTCGGTTCGCTTGTGGCCCAGGAAACCTTGTTTGGCTGGATGCTAACTGGCCCAACTAGCAGTAGGACATCGGGGAGAATTGTTCGCGTCTCTCACTGCACAAGAGTTTGTATCAACGAGTTGATGGCTAAATTTTGGGAGATTGAAGAAATCCCAaagacgaaaattttgtctgaagaTGATAAAAGATGTGAAGAAATTTACAAACGAACAACAATTAGAATGCCAGATGGAAGATACATAGTAGATTTGCCCTTTCGATTAGATCCACCTTTGAATGCAACTGGTAATTCCTCCAGATATGTAGCTCTATGCCAGTTTCTCAGAAATGAAAAAACGCTTTCCCGAAAGCCAGAATTTAAGTCAATGTATGATGAAGTCATTACGGAATATTTGACCCTTGGTCATATGAAAAGAATTGAGGCCCCATCTAAAGAAATGAAGGAATATTATTATCTTCCACATCATGGCATTTTCAAGCCAGAAAGATCAACGACAAAGTTAAGGGTTGTATTTAATGCCTCTTGTCCTTCGTTTGGTGGGAAAAGTTTAAATGACTACTTAATGGTTAGGCCTGTGCTTCAGAAGGATATCGTGACACTTTTACTGAATTGGCGAttgtacaaattt CTCAATACTGTCACATTTGGTGTTAATTGTGCACCATATCTGGCGCTGCGCACTCTTTTGCAGCTAGCAGATGACGAAAGTAGACGTTTTCCAATTGGTTCCAAAATCTTGAAAGAATGCATGTATGTTGATGATGCATTAGTCGGATCACATTCAATCGCTGAGGCTATAACAGCTAGGGagcaattggttcaaattttagaatcaggagGGTTTGAGATTCGAAAATGGACTTCCAACTGTAAGACGATTCTTGAAAATTTACCTCGGGAACACCTTTTGAATTCTGAGTTTCTGGATTTTGACGAAAAGAGTGTGGCTAAGACTTTGGGTATCACATGGGATGCCGTTTCTGACTCATTCTATTTTGTGTCTGAAAAACTGGAGGAAAAACCATTTTTCACTAAGCGTGAAGTTTTATCAATAATAGCTAGGTTATTTGACCCGTTAGGATGGTTGGCTCCAGTTGTGATAACAGCCAAAGTGCTAATGCAGCAACTTTGGCTAGATGAAATTGAGTGGGATGATCATCTTAAACCTTTGACTTTGATAAAATGGAagacatttgtcaaaaaatataagGATATTGACACAATTCGTATACCCCGATGGATTAAATATTCTCCTGCATGTAAAATTGAATTGCATGGATTTTGTGACTCGTCTGAAATGGCATACGCTGCCGTATTGTTTGCTAGAGTTGAGATtgatggtaaaattttctccaatttgttGGTATCTAAAACAAGAGTAGCTCCAATCAAGAAACTCTCTTTACCTAGACTTGAGTTGTGTGGAGCTTTATTATTGTCGGAACTAATACATTGCATATTGCCTCAGTTAAAACTCCCAAAATGTTCTTTGTTCTTGTGGTCTGACTCAACAATCGTATTGGCGTGGTTAAAGAAACCATCTTATACTTGGGTGACGTTCGTTGCAAACCGGGTAGCAAAAATACACGATAGAGTTGGAAACTGTTGGAGGCACATTTCAACTCATGAAAACCCTGCTGATCTAGCAACGCGGGGGATGGCTCCTTTAGAATTAAAGGAAAATCGTCTATGGTGGTATGGCCCTGAGTGGCTGCAACAAGATTCCTCTTTCTGGCCCTCAAATTCAATAATTCCTGACACGAACATTGAGTCCAAATCTATAAAAGTTCATTTAGCTAGATCAGCTGAAAATGAGGACATAATTTGCCGGTTTTCTTGCTTGTCTCGGGCTATACATGTGATTGGATACATACTTCGCTTTATGGCAATGACTCATCCGAAATTAAAGCAAATTAAAACATTCACAAGCCCAAAACTTTCCAGTAAAGAACTAGTTGAAACCCGTTTTCGTTTGATAATTTTatctcaaaaaatgtattttccgGAGGAGTATGATTGTCTCATTAATAAAAGATCCCTACATTCAAAAAGCTCTCTTCTCAGTTTAAGCCCATTTTTGGACACAAACCATGTTATGCGTGCTAATGGACGTCTTGGCTCCACTCTATCTTTGTCTTATAACGAAAGACACCCTGTGATACTTTCGCAGAAAAGCCATTTTGCAAAGTTATATATTGATTTCATACATAAATTGACCTTACACGGCGGTATACGATTAATGCTTGCCACTGTCCGTTTAGAGTGTTGGATCGTTAAAgcaaaaaacttaataaaaactCACGTTCACAACTGCCAAGAATGTGTCGTTGCTCGTAAGAATATGCAAAAGCAAGTTATGGCTACGTTGCCTCCAGAAAGGACAACATTGACTCGTCCGTTTACGAATACCGGCGTCGACTATGCTGGCCCATTCGATATTAAGACATATTCAGGTCGAGGATGTCGTATCACAAAGGGTTACATAtgcctttttgtttgtttttgtacaCGAGCTATACATTTAGAAGCGGTAAGCGAGTTATCTACCCCCGCGTTTTTGGCTGCACTGACTCGGTTTGTATCCCGTCGCGGTTGTCCCAACATAATATATTCCGATAACGTTAGGAACTTTGTTGGTGCTGCTAGAGAGATAAGAGAGAGCCTTTCTAAAACGCTAACAGAGGTTAAGGATGCAGTTTTGACTCGATACTCTTTCCAGAAAATAGAATGGCATTTTATCCCAGCTTCTGCCCCTCATATGGGAGGGTTGTGGGAGGCTGGGGTCAAAAGTTGTAAGACGCATTTGAAAAAAGTTGCTGGACAAGTAAAAT CTGAACCAGAAATAGTTccatcaaccacagctttattaaaTCGATGGCATAGACTTAAAGTCATTCAACAAGAATTCTGTCGGCGTTGGAAGTCCGACTACTTAAAGGAATTACATAAAAGATGTAAATGGAAGCAACCTCACGACGATTTGAGGGAAAATGATCTTGTCATATTACGACATGAAACGGGTGGTCAAAATGATTGGCGCATGGGTCGTGTCATTAAGATACACCGTGGAGTCGATAACCATGTGCGAGTCGTAGATTTGAAAACTCAATTTG GAATGGATTATCAGGAAGAATTTTGTTGCCCCTTGTGCACCTCTCGTCACTCATTTCGTAAATGTAGGCGTTTCTTAGTCATGCACCCCTCGGAGAAAAGGACTACTATCAACCGGTATAAAGCGTGTGAAAATTGTTTGGGTTTGTCGCACCAAAAAAGCCGTTGTCCTAGTGCCTATCGCTGCAAGAATTGTGGTGAACGCCATCACACCCTCCTACATCCGCTTGACACCACACAATTTGAGTGGCTCACAATGACTGCCTTAGCTCAACTGCGACGCATAACTGTAAAGGAAAAGTACCAGCCAGTTCTTGTCGAACTTGATCCAAATCGTCCTAGCATGGCATATCGTTCAAGCGAATGTTGTCCATTAAACCTACCAGAACACCAGGGGTATGTGAAGTTCCAGTTTACAGATGCCATTTACCAAACCCGAACATTGACAACTTGTATCGAAGATTTTGATGGCAATGTACCATGGTCACCACCGAGACCAGGAGGGAATCCCCGTCcgttacaaaaaaggtatgccaATGTCGATATGGCTAATCCATTTTTTGCTCAATGTGTTGGTGCATCCATAGTCTTGGGTGAAGATGTATCGTCCAAAATCTATTTGGGTTTGCCCCATGAACAAGAAGGACTTCCATACGCtcaaaacacaatttttggGTGGGCATTCTTTGGCCCTCTACCGCTGATAAAGAAGTGGCACAAGCTCCGACGAGATGACTAA